GATAAAACAACAACATTCCACCGAAAACTATAATCGGGGTAACACGATTATCGGAACGATTAATTTCGGGAATCAAGTCGCTCGCGCCAACATACAGCGCCGCACCGGCAGAAAGCGCGAAGGCAATTCCAACAGACTTAGCATCGACACTTTCGAGAAAATAGACAGTAAATATTCCAAGCATCGTAGCAACACCGATTGCGATTGAGGCAATCATAGCGTTTTTCTTAGGTTGCTTAGCCGCCAACATTATTGACGCAATGGTTAATCCTTCAGGAATTTTATGCAAAAGTACCGCGATAAAAATAAGCAGTCCGATTGCGAAGTTAAATTCCATACCTGCCGATATCGATAATCCATCAAAGAAAGCATGAATAAACAATCCTGCAAATGCCGATAAACTTGCGACAGGCGAAACCATAACATCATGATGAGTTTCTTCGCCAAAATGAAAATGCCCGACGATTGTATGTTCAAAGAAGTGAAGTAAACCGAACCCGATTATCATATAAAGCGGTGCGGTACCGC
The genomic region above belongs to Ignavibacteriales bacterium and contains:
- a CDS encoding ZIP family metal transporter, producing the protein MLVTILFGFIAAAAEILGGFLIIMKKEWPRKVQEYLIALSAGFILALVLFELIPESLELLGGTAPLYMIIGFGLLHFFEHTIVGHFHFGEETHHDVMVSPVASLSAFAGLFIHAFFDGLSISAGMEFNFAIGLLIFIAVLLHKIPEGLTIASIMLAAKQPKKNAMIASIAIGVATMLGIFTVYFLESVDAKSVGIAFALSAGAALYVGASDLIPEINRSDNRVTPIIVFGGMLLFYLSKQILENILLH